Proteins encoded in a region of the Streptomyces violaceoruber genome:
- a CDS encoding organic hydroperoxide resistance protein yields the protein MDALYTAAATATHGRDGRAVSSDGTLDLALGIPVEMGGNGQGTNPEQLFAAGYAACFGSALGVVGRVAKVDVSDAAVTAEVGIGKQGEGFALAVTLRVELPEGLDEETGRKLVEQAHQVCPYSNATRGNIPVDLVIE from the coding sequence ATGGACGCGCTCTACACCGCCGCCGCCACCGCCACCCACGGCCGCGACGGCCGTGCCGTCAGCTCCGACGGCACGCTCGACCTCGCCCTCGGCATCCCCGTCGAGATGGGCGGAAACGGGCAGGGCACCAACCCCGAGCAGCTCTTCGCGGCCGGGTACGCGGCCTGTTTCGGCAGCGCCCTCGGCGTGGTCGGCCGGGTGGCGAAGGTCGACGTCAGCGACGCCGCGGTGACCGCCGAGGTCGGCATCGGCAAGCAGGGCGAGGGCTTCGCGCTCGCCGTCACCCTCCGGGTCGAGCTGCCCGAGGGCCTCGACGAGGAGACCGGCCGCAAGCTGGTCGAGCAGGCCCACCAGGTCTGCCCCTACTCCAACGCCACCCGCGGCAACATCCCGGTCGACCTCGTCATCGAGTAG
- the galE gene encoding UDP-glucose 4-epimerase GalE: protein MTWLITGGAGYIGAHVVRAMTEAGEKAVVYDDLSTGIAERVPDGVPLVVGSVLDGERVARALADHSVTGVVHLAAKKQVGESVDLPLHYYRQNVEGLRVLLDAVTAAGVPSFVFSSSAAVYGMPDVDLVTEETPCVPMSPYGETKLAGEWLVRATGRATGLATASLRYFNVAGAASPDLVDTGVYNLVPMVFEKLTESAAPRIFGDDYATPDGTCVRDYIHVVDLAEAHVAAARALQSSPGTALTLNIGRGEGVSVREMIDRINAVTGCDQPPTVTPRRPGDPARVVASADRAAVELGWKAKYDVEDMITSAWAGWVRLHPEAARD from the coding sequence ATGACCTGGCTGATCACCGGCGGCGCCGGATACATCGGGGCGCACGTCGTACGGGCGATGACCGAAGCGGGCGAGAAGGCCGTGGTCTACGACGACCTGTCCACGGGGATCGCCGAGCGCGTGCCCGACGGTGTGCCCCTGGTGGTGGGCTCGGTCCTGGACGGCGAGCGGGTCGCCCGCGCCCTGGCCGACCACTCCGTCACCGGCGTGGTGCACCTGGCCGCCAAGAAGCAGGTCGGCGAGTCGGTGGACCTGCCGCTGCACTACTACCGGCAGAACGTGGAGGGCCTGCGGGTCCTGCTGGACGCGGTCACCGCGGCCGGGGTCCCGTCCTTCGTCTTCTCCTCCTCCGCCGCGGTGTACGGCATGCCCGACGTCGACCTCGTGACCGAGGAGACGCCCTGCGTGCCGATGTCGCCGTACGGCGAGACCAAGCTGGCGGGCGAGTGGCTGGTCCGGGCCACGGGCAGGGCGACGGGCCTCGCCACGGCCTCCCTGCGGTACTTCAACGTGGCGGGCGCGGCGAGCCCGGACCTGGTCGACACCGGCGTCTACAACCTCGTCCCGATGGTCTTCGAGAAGCTCACGGAGTCCGCGGCCCCCCGGATCTTCGGCGACGACTACGCGACGCCGGACGGCACCTGCGTGCGCGACTACATCCACGTCGTGGACCTGGCCGAGGCGCACGTGGCCGCGGCCCGCGCACTCCAGTCCTCGCCCGGCACCGCCCTCACGCTGAACATCGGCCGCGGCGAGGGCGTCTCCGTCCGCGAGATGATCGACCGGATCAACGCCGTCACCGGCTGCGACCAGCCGCCGACGGTCACCCCGCGCCGCCCCGGCGACCCGGCGCGCGTCGTCGCCTCGGCCGACCGGGCCGCCGTCGAACTGGGCTGGAAGGCCAAGTACGACGTCGAGGACATGATCACGTCGGCGTGGGCGGGCTGGGTACGGCTCCACCCGGAGGCGGCGCGGGACTGA
- a CDS encoding nucleoside/nucleotide kinase family protein, translating to MDQEAGAYDLLLIGGGSGVGKSTVGREVSALLRAAGTAHCLIEGDGMDQIHPAPVGDPHRTAITERNIAAVWANYAALGQRRLLYTNTVSILEAPMIGRAMGGDEVRVTCVLLTADEATVRQRLAVRETGSQLGVHIERSLRMARRLAEEAPVGTVRVPTDGRAVRDIAAQVVRLAGW from the coding sequence ATGGACCAGGAAGCCGGCGCCTACGACCTGTTGCTCATCGGCGGCGGCTCCGGCGTGGGCAAGAGCACCGTCGGCCGGGAGGTGTCCGCGCTGCTGCGGGCGGCCGGAACCGCGCACTGCCTGATCGAGGGGGACGGCATGGACCAGATCCATCCCGCACCCGTGGGCGACCCGCACCGCACGGCGATCACCGAGCGGAACATCGCCGCGGTGTGGGCGAACTACGCGGCGCTCGGTCAGCGCCGGCTGCTCTACACCAACACCGTGAGCATCCTCGAGGCGCCGATGATCGGGCGGGCCATGGGCGGGGACGAGGTCAGGGTCACCTGCGTCCTCCTGACCGCCGACGAGGCCACCGTGCGGCAGCGGCTCGCCGTGCGGGAGACCGGATCGCAGCTCGGCGTCCACATCGAGCGGAGTCTGCGCATGGCGCGGCGGCTGGCCGAGGAGGCCCCCGTGGGCACGGTGCGGGTACCCACGGACGGCCGGGCGGTGCGGGACATAGCGGCGCAGGTCGTCCGGCTCGCCGGCTGGTGA
- a CDS encoding ABC transporter permease, producing MSQVLDPPPPTRASTQAAPFTTESGPAAGSDLAALAARHGLTVSGARPSLPQYVRDLWARRHFIGAFSTAKLTAQYSQAKLGQLWQVMTPLLNAAVYYFIFGLLMDTKRGVEDFVPFLVTGVFVWTFTQSSIMAGTRAISGNLGLVRALHFPRAALPVSFCLQQLQQLLFSMAALLVILLAFGVPPAPSWVLALPALVLQFLFNAGVAMVMARVGSKIPDMAQLMPFLLRTWMYASGVMFSIEHMTGPDSGLPSWVGTALQLNPAVVYIDLMRFALIDTFGGSQLPPHVWALAVGWALVAGIGGFVYFWKAEETYGRG from the coding sequence GTGAGCCAGGTCCTCGACCCCCCTCCCCCGACCCGGGCATCGACCCAGGCCGCCCCTTTCACCACCGAATCCGGCCCCGCCGCCGGGTCCGACCTCGCGGCGCTCGCCGCCCGGCACGGACTGACGGTCAGCGGTGCCCGCCCCTCGCTGCCCCAGTACGTCCGCGACCTGTGGGCGCGCCGGCACTTCATCGGCGCCTTCTCCACCGCCAAGCTCACCGCCCAGTACAGCCAGGCCAAGCTGGGCCAGCTCTGGCAGGTGATGACGCCGCTGCTCAACGCGGCGGTGTACTACTTCATCTTCGGCCTGCTGATGGACACCAAGCGCGGCGTGGAGGACTTCGTCCCGTTCCTGGTCACCGGCGTGTTCGTGTGGACGTTCACGCAGAGCTCGATCATGGCGGGCACCCGCGCCATCTCCGGCAACCTCGGCCTCGTGCGCGCCCTGCACTTCCCCCGCGCCGCGCTGCCGGTGTCGTTCTGCCTCCAGCAGCTCCAGCAGCTGCTGTTCTCGATGGCCGCGCTCCTCGTGATCCTGCTGGCCTTCGGCGTGCCGCCCGCCCCGTCCTGGGTGCTCGCCCTGCCGGCACTGGTGCTGCAGTTCCTGTTCAACGCGGGCGTGGCGATGGTCATGGCCCGGGTGGGCTCGAAGATCCCCGACATGGCCCAGCTGATGCCGTTCCTGCTGCGCACCTGGATGTACGCCTCGGGCGTCATGTTCAGCATCGAGCACATGACCGGCCCGGACAGCGGGCTGCCGTCCTGGGTCGGCACCGCCCTCCAGCTCAATCCCGCCGTCGTCTACATCGACCTGATGCGCTTCGCCCTGATCGACACCTTCGGCGGAAGCCAGCTGCCGCCGCACGTGTGGGCGCTCGCGGTGGGCTGGGCCCTGGTCGCCGGGATCGGCGGCTTCGTCTACTTCTGGAAGGCCGAGGAGACCTACGGTCGTGGCTGA
- a CDS encoding glycosyltransferase family 2 protein yields the protein MRTATSTSPATGTPAPVPSRTPDVTVTVIVYNDAGRLPRAVASALRQSHANIEVVISDDHSTDATEEVARELAAHDPRVVYLRLPENSGGCSAPRNRALEIARAPYLMFLDSDDELPERAVEVLLAAHRERDLDFAMGAVHRIREDGGRRTTWMPHLVAERRTLDGIEADPRLLFEHLSTSKMYARAFLDRHGLRFPEGIHYEDQLFSAQAYCLAKTFTVVPEPVYRWYIAPYAAADSASISNQRHKLTNVRDRVHVQRLIDAFLAESGHEALREDKDFKFLKHDFRMYAGDLPYRDDTWLASFADLMNPYLDTLAEGAYARLPRAERVVLRLLRDRRLSDVRTAARGLGHDVAPRRVTPDEQSGRVYWGEEVPASPESRRELDLTDLDLDTRPFFTALLRHEITEITRGPGASVDLTVRTYDPALRLPVGPQRAVLHLSPGPRRLTVPFRLSPVRPGLFEGRVRLDLAAARLPLHGFAGTRHPVLRLRHRGRTHTGILLAPLAFPPLTARVPYRTGLTPHRVTLRPEGHNPGRLQITWQPVGTTAKILGPAARRLSTPRTRRAARLLSNILR from the coding sequence ATGAGGACAGCCACGAGCACGAGCCCGGCCACGGGCACGCCCGCGCCCGTCCCCTCGCGGACACCGGACGTCACCGTCACCGTCATCGTCTACAACGACGCCGGGCGCCTCCCCCGCGCGGTCGCCTCCGCGCTGCGCCAGTCCCACGCGAACATCGAGGTCGTCATCAGCGACGACCACTCGACCGACGCGACCGAGGAGGTGGCCCGCGAACTGGCCGCCCACGACCCGCGCGTCGTCTACCTCCGGCTGCCGGAGAACAGCGGCGGGTGCAGCGCCCCGCGCAACCGCGCCCTGGAGATCGCGCGGGCGCCGTACCTGATGTTCCTGGACAGCGACGACGAACTCCCCGAACGCGCCGTCGAGGTCCTGCTCGCCGCCCACCGCGAACGCGACCTGGACTTCGCCATGGGCGCCGTGCACCGCATCCGCGAGGACGGCGGACGCCGCACGACCTGGATGCCGCACCTGGTCGCCGAACGCCGCACCCTCGACGGCATCGAGGCCGACCCGCGCCTGCTCTTCGAGCACCTCTCCACCAGCAAGATGTACGCCCGTGCCTTCCTCGACCGGCACGGCCTGCGCTTCCCCGAGGGCATCCACTACGAGGACCAGCTCTTCTCGGCGCAGGCGTACTGCCTGGCCAAGACGTTCACCGTGGTCCCCGAGCCGGTCTACCGCTGGTACATCGCCCCGTACGCGGCCGCCGACTCCGCCTCCATCTCCAACCAGCGGCACAAGCTCACCAACGTCCGCGACCGCGTCCACGTGCAGCGCCTCATCGACGCGTTCCTGGCCGAGAGCGGACACGAGGCGCTGCGCGAGGACAAGGACTTCAAGTTCCTCAAGCACGACTTCCGGATGTACGCCGGTGACCTCCCCTACCGGGACGACACCTGGCTGGCCTCCTTCGCGGACCTGATGAACCCCTACCTCGACACGCTCGCCGAGGGCGCCTACGCCCGGCTGCCCCGCGCCGAACGGGTCGTCCTGCGGCTGCTGCGCGACCGGCGCCTGTCCGACGTACGTACGGCGGCCCGCGGCCTCGGCCACGACGTGGCACCGCGCCGGGTGACGCCGGACGAGCAGAGCGGCCGCGTGTACTGGGGCGAGGAGGTCCCGGCCTCCCCCGAGTCCCGGCGCGAGCTGGACCTGACCGACCTGGACCTGGACACCCGCCCGTTCTTCACCGCCCTGCTCCGGCACGAGATCACGGAGATCACGCGTGGCCCCGGTGCGTCGGTCGACCTCACCGTCCGCACCTACGACCCGGCCCTGCGCCTCCCCGTCGGCCCCCAGCGCGCGGTGCTCCACCTCTCCCCCGGCCCGAGGCGCCTCACGGTTCCCTTCCGCCTCTCGCCCGTCCGCCCCGGACTCTTCGAGGGCCGCGTCCGCCTGGACCTGGCGGCGGCCCGTCTCCCCCTGCACGGCTTCGCGGGCACCCGCCATCCCGTGCTCCGCCTCCGCCATCGCGGCCGCACCCACACGGGCATCCTCCTGGCGCCCCTGGCCTTCCCGCCCCTCACGGCCCGCGTCCCCTATCGCACCGGCCTCACCCCCCACCGCGTCACCCTCCGCCCTGAGGGCCACAACCCGGGCCGCCTCCAGATCACCTGGCAGCCGGTGGGCACGACGGCCAAAATCCTCGGCCCTGCCGCGCGCCGCCTCTCCACCCCCCGAACCCGCAGAGCAGCCCGCTTGCTGTCCAACATCCTCCGTTGA
- a CDS encoding glutaredoxin domain-containing protein encodes MRRAWTGPVLLLIAGAGAATGPIVQGRPGTGAVLSVVFVLLAGLTSPLVFPRSVGALEARRRSAADGRPVVFWRPGCTYCLRLRLRLGRRARRLHWVDIWRDEAGAEAVREVNDGNETVPTLLVAGRAYTNPDPAWVREQVSSTR; translated from the coding sequence ATGAGGCGGGCGTGGACGGGCCCGGTGCTGCTGCTGATCGCCGGAGCGGGGGCCGCGACCGGGCCGATCGTGCAGGGGCGCCCGGGGACGGGTGCCGTGCTGTCGGTGGTGTTCGTGCTGCTGGCGGGGCTGACCTCGCCCCTGGTGTTCCCGAGGTCGGTCGGTGCGCTGGAGGCGCGGCGGCGCAGTGCCGCGGACGGGCGGCCGGTGGTGTTCTGGCGGCCGGGCTGCACCTACTGCCTGCGGCTGCGCCTCCGGCTGGGGCGCAGGGCCCGGCGGTTGCACTGGGTCGACATCTGGCGGGACGAGGCCGGGGCGGAAGCGGTGCGCGAGGTCAACGACGGCAACGAGACCGTGCCCACGCTGCTCGTGGCGGGCCGGGCCTACACCAATCCCGACCCGGCCTGGGTGCGCGAGCAGGTCTCCTCGACCCGGTGA
- a CDS encoding MarR family winged helix-turn-helix transcriptional regulator, whose protein sequence is MTTPATEPAAEPAAEPATDWLRLDQQICFSLSAASRAFGSVYRVVLKDLGLTYSQYLVLLVLWEHGELPVKRLGEHLRLDSGTLSPLLKRLEAAGLVRRERSTRDERSVQVRLTEEGAALRGRAVEVPRRIAAATGLDLAEVQDLRARLDRLTAALDAYGTGPAPEPS, encoded by the coding sequence ATGACCACGCCCGCGACCGAGCCCGCAGCCGAGCCCGCAGCCGAGCCCGCGACCGACTGGCTCCGCCTGGACCAGCAGATCTGCTTCTCGCTGAGCGCCGCGTCGCGCGCCTTCGGCAGCGTCTACCGCGTGGTCCTCAAGGATCTGGGGCTCACCTACTCCCAGTACCTGGTGCTGCTGGTGCTGTGGGAGCACGGCGAGCTGCCCGTGAAGCGGCTCGGCGAGCACCTCCGCCTCGACTCCGGCACGCTGTCGCCCCTGCTCAAGCGGCTGGAGGCGGCCGGCCTGGTCCGGCGCGAGCGCAGCACGCGCGACGAGCGGTCGGTGCAGGTGCGGCTGACCGAGGAGGGCGCGGCGCTGCGCGGGCGGGCCGTCGAGGTGCCCCGCCGGATCGCCGCGGCGACCGGCCTGGACCTGGCCGAGGTCCAGGACCTGCGCGCCCGCCTCGACCGGCTCACGGCGGCGCTGGACGCGTACGGCACCGGTCCGGCACCCGAACCGTCCTGA
- a CDS encoding TetR/AcrR family transcriptional regulator — protein MTTNAAADEPTPRPRRRAPAGAAVLREDVTEAIRAAVFEELAAVGYARMSIEGIARRAGVGKTAVYRRWRSKLHLVLDIVSALAVQGLPAPDTGSLEGDLRLLYEVTSRALRHPVASQIIPDLQAEAARNADIAEALQKTLREGQDGVASKILAAAAERGELAPGLDTDLALDLISGPLYWRSVVVRGPKPPKGYLGSLARATAEGLKAL, from the coding sequence ATGACGACCAACGCCGCCGCCGACGAGCCGACGCCGCGCCCGCGCCGCCGGGCCCCCGCCGGGGCGGCGGTGCTCCGCGAGGACGTGACCGAGGCCATTCGCGCGGCGGTCTTCGAGGAGCTGGCGGCGGTCGGCTACGCCCGCATGTCCATCGAGGGCATCGCGCGCCGCGCGGGAGTCGGCAAGACCGCCGTCTACCGGCGCTGGCGCTCCAAGCTGCACCTTGTGCTCGACATCGTCTCCGCGCTCGCCGTGCAGGGCCTGCCCGCGCCGGACACCGGCTCCCTGGAGGGGGACCTGCGGCTGCTGTACGAGGTGACGTCCCGTGCCCTGCGCCATCCGGTGGCCTCGCAGATCATCCCCGACCTCCAGGCGGAGGCGGCCCGCAACGCCGACATCGCCGAGGCGCTGCAGAAGACCCTGCGGGAGGGCCAGGACGGCGTCGCCAGCAAGATCCTCGCGGCGGCGGCCGAACGCGGCGAGCTGGCCCCCGGCCTCGACACCGACCTGGCCCTCGACCTGATCTCGGGCCCGCTGTACTGGCGCTCGGTGGTCGTCCGCGGGCCGAAGCCGCCCAAGGGCTACCTGGGATCGCTGGCCCGGGCCACGGCGGAGGGGCTCAAGGCGCTCTGA
- a CDS encoding DinB family protein, translating to MTPTDPKADLRLYLQSARDALLWKLEGLSEYDVRRPATPTGTNLLGLVKHAATVELGYLGDTFGRPSGEPLPWLADGAEPNADMWVTADESRAYVVELYHRAWAHADATIDALALDTVGRVPWWDEGKDEVTLHHAVTRVIADTHRHAGHADIVRELTDGAVGMREDNAGVPAADAVWWEAYRDRVEHAAREAGHRGTPGRAR from the coding sequence ATGACCCCGACCGATCCCAAGGCCGATCTCCGCCTCTACCTCCAGTCGGCCCGCGACGCCCTGCTCTGGAAGCTCGAAGGGCTCTCCGAGTACGACGTACGCCGCCCGGCGACGCCGACCGGTACCAACCTCCTCGGGCTGGTGAAGCACGCCGCCACGGTGGAACTGGGCTATCTCGGCGACACCTTCGGGCGGCCGTCCGGTGAGCCGCTGCCCTGGCTCGCCGACGGTGCCGAGCCCAACGCGGACATGTGGGTCACCGCCGACGAGTCACGCGCGTACGTCGTGGAGCTGTACCACCGGGCGTGGGCCCACGCGGACGCGACGATCGACGCGCTGGCGCTCGACACGGTCGGCAGGGTGCCGTGGTGGGACGAGGGGAAGGACGAGGTGACCCTGCACCATGCCGTCACCCGCGTGATCGCCGACACCCACCGGCACGCCGGTCATGCCGACATCGTCCGGGAGCTGACGGACGGTGCCGTGGGCATGCGCGAGGACAACGCGGGTGTGCCGGCGGCCGACGCGGTGTGGTGGGAGGCGTACCGGGACCGGGTCGAGCACGCCGCCCGGGAAGCCGGGCACCGCGGGACCCCGGGGCGGGCCCGATGA
- a CDS encoding GNAT family N-acetyltransferase, whose product MTITYRWRGDVDNVLLGALHADGFGHPPDGTDWRTQLERHSLGWVCAWENGSLVGFVNVAWDGGAHAFLLDTVVARHCRSRGVGAQLVAVAAEQARAAACEWLHVDFEDDLRPFYLDACGFKETSAGLIAL is encoded by the coding sequence GTGACGATCACCTACCGGTGGCGGGGAGACGTCGACAACGTGCTCCTCGGCGCACTGCACGCCGACGGCTTCGGCCACCCGCCCGACGGGACCGACTGGCGGACACAGCTGGAGCGGCACAGCCTCGGCTGGGTCTGCGCCTGGGAGAACGGCTCGCTGGTCGGCTTCGTCAACGTCGCCTGGGACGGCGGAGCACACGCCTTCCTCCTGGACACGGTGGTCGCCCGGCACTGCCGCTCACGCGGAGTCGGCGCCCAACTGGTCGCGGTCGCCGCCGAACAGGCCCGGGCGGCGGCGTGCGAATGGCTGCACGTCGACTTCGAGGACGACCTGCGCCCGTTCTACCTCGACGCATGCGGCTTCAAGGAAACGTCGGCAGGGCTCATCGCCCTGTGA
- a CDS encoding CDP-glycerol glycerophosphotransferase family protein, producing MSVTAMSETAPDLSVIVHGRNVQDHLPALLDSLDAHPLTGVEVIVAAVGDWAREVAERHAPAFTVLPLPDGAGDAAARSAGAARARGRWLHFVHAKDGLPVGAPPAVAERAGALPDAVEVLLLDHVRSSWRASGLPSPDGPRLARAGRAGESLALDDRAGLLRLTPLLGNRAVRAGFWRAHERLLTTEDEPFAAYAALLLADRVACLPHPAYEDRRLRPESLPPPTAAQRYALVDRYEALLGLTADRPAVHGVLYDLMIRDCLHTFARAGMPDDVAREFFHRASVTARRHRPEGLRRPAGLEGVRRSLLEEGAYGRYRALRTASHARRGVRAAARTGRRWAGTRLRTLQYRAALARPLDPHLAVFSAYWNRGVACNPAAIATKLAELAPGVHPVWVVTAQGAALLPPGTDHVVPGTRRYWEVLARAKYLVNNVNFPDAVVKRPGTVHLQTHHGTPLKRMGVDQLPYPAAAHGLDFQALLERVDKWDFSVSANSHSTRMWQRAYPSRHLSLDHGYPRNDVYYTAGPAEVRAARERLGIAPGRRAVLYAPTHRDYEAGWTPRLDLAALADRLGEETVLLVRAHYFYDSAAAPSAPLAGLRRTGRLVDVSSYEPVEELCLAADALVTDYSSIMFDYANLDRPIVIHADDWETYRTTRGVYFDLMAEAPGPVARTQAELTEILTSDAWHDERATKARTAFRRRFCEYDDGRAAERVVRRVFLGEDERTLPPVLPVEDRTPAPSPEEATSS from the coding sequence ATGTCCGTCACCGCGATGTCCGAGACGGCCCCCGACCTCAGCGTCATCGTCCACGGCCGCAACGTCCAGGACCACCTGCCCGCCCTCCTCGACTCCCTGGACGCCCACCCCCTCACCGGCGTCGAGGTGATCGTCGCCGCCGTCGGGGACTGGGCGCGGGAGGTCGCCGAGCGGCACGCCCCCGCCTTCACCGTGCTGCCCCTGCCGGACGGAGCCGGTGACGCCGCGGCCCGTTCGGCGGGGGCGGCACGGGCGCGGGGCCGGTGGCTGCACTTCGTGCACGCCAAGGACGGGCTGCCCGTCGGCGCCCCGCCCGCCGTCGCCGAGCGCGCCGGTGCCCTCCCCGACGCCGTGGAGGTCCTGCTCCTCGACCACGTCCGCAGCTCCTGGCGCGCCTCGGGTCTGCCCTCCCCCGACGGACCGCGCCTCGCCCGCGCGGGCCGCGCCGGGGAGAGCCTCGCCCTCGACGACCGCGCGGGGCTGCTCCGCCTCACCCCGCTGCTCGGCAACCGCGCCGTGCGCGCCGGCTTCTGGCGGGCCCACGAACGGCTCCTGACCACCGAGGACGAGCCCTTCGCCGCGTACGCCGCGCTGCTGCTCGCCGACCGCGTCGCCTGCCTGCCCCACCCGGCGTACGAGGACCGCAGGCTGCGCCCCGAGAGCCTGCCGCCGCCCACAGCGGCGCAGCGGTACGCCCTGGTCGACCGCTACGAGGCGCTCCTGGGCCTCACCGCCGACCGGCCCGCCGTCCACGGCGTCCTGTACGACCTGATGATCCGCGACTGCCTGCACACCTTCGCCCGCGCCGGGATGCCGGACGACGTGGCGCGGGAGTTCTTCCACCGGGCGTCGGTGACCGCCCGGCGCCACCGCCCCGAGGGACTGCGGCGCCCGGCCGGACTGGAGGGCGTACGCCGCTCGCTCCTGGAGGAGGGCGCCTACGGCAGGTACCGCGCCCTGCGGACCGCCAGCCACGCCCGCCGCGGGGTGCGCGCCGCCGCGCGCACCGGCAGACGCTGGGCCGGTACCCGGCTGCGCACCCTCCAGTACCGCGCCGCCCTGGCCCGCCCCCTCGACCCGCACCTCGCGGTGTTCTCGGCGTACTGGAACCGCGGGGTGGCCTGCAACCCGGCCGCGATCGCCACCAAGCTCGCCGAACTCGCCCCGGGCGTCCACCCGGTGTGGGTGGTCACGGCGCAGGGCGCGGCCCTGCTGCCGCCCGGCACCGACCACGTGGTGCCCGGCACCCGCCGCTACTGGGAGGTGCTGGCCCGCGCCAAGTACCTGGTCAACAACGTCAACTTCCCGGACGCGGTGGTCAAACGCCCCGGCACCGTCCACCTCCAGACCCACCACGGGACCCCGCTCAAGCGCATGGGCGTGGACCAGCTGCCGTACCCGGCCGCCGCCCACGGCCTGGACTTCCAGGCGCTGCTCGAGCGCGTCGACAAGTGGGACTTCAGCGTCTCCGCCAACAGCCACTCCACCCGCATGTGGCAGCGGGCCTACCCGTCCCGCCACCTCTCCCTCGACCACGGCTACCCGCGCAACGACGTGTACTACACCGCCGGTCCCGCCGAGGTCCGCGCGGCCCGCGAGCGCCTCGGCATCGCACCCGGCCGCCGCGCGGTTCTCTACGCGCCCACCCACCGCGACTACGAGGCCGGCTGGACCCCGCGCCTGGACCTCGCGGCCCTCGCCGACCGACTCGGTGAAGAAACGGTTCTGCTGGTGCGCGCGCACTACTTCTACGACAGCGCCGCCGCCCCCTCGGCCCCGCTGGCGGGCCTGCGCCGCACCGGCCGCCTCGTCGACGTCTCCTCCTACGAACCCGTCGAGGAGCTGTGCCTGGCCGCCGACGCGCTGGTCACCGACTACTCGTCGATCATGTTCGACTACGCCAACCTCGACCGCCCGATCGTCATCCACGCCGACGACTGGGAGACCTACCGCACCACCCGCGGCGTCTACTTCGACCTGATGGCCGAGGCCCCCGGACCGGTCGCCCGCACCCAGGCGGAGCTGACGGAGATCCTCACCTCCGACGCCTGGCACGACGAGCGCGCGACGAAGGCCCGGACCGCCTTCAGGCGCCGGTTCTGCGAGTACGACGACGGCCGCGCCGCCGAACGCGTCGTGCGCCGGGTCTTCCTCGGCGAGGACGAGCGGACGCTGCCCCCGGTCCTGCCGGTCGAGGACCGCACCCCGGCCCCGAGCCCCGAGGAGGCGACCTCGTCATGA
- a CDS encoding ABC transporter ATP-binding protein, whose amino-acid sequence MADNNSTAAEQAGERVPTVVVDGVDIVYRVNGTGAGRGTATAALNRILRRGKTEKAAGVRRVHAVKKVSFVAYRGEAIGLIGTNGSGKSTLLKAVAGLLPVEHGRIYTDGQPSLLGVNAALMNDLTGERNVYLGGLAMGMSRAQVKERYQEIVDFSGINEKGDFITLPMRTYSSGMAARLRFSIAAAKDHDVLLVDEALATGDRSFQKRSEQRIRELRKHAGTVFLVSHSNKSIRDTCDRVLWLERGELRMDGPTEEVLKEYEKFTAGPGPAAKPKPQAKAAPAPAPAPAPKAPTAV is encoded by the coding sequence GTGGCTGACAACAACAGCACTGCCGCCGAACAGGCGGGCGAGCGCGTGCCCACCGTCGTCGTCGACGGCGTCGACATCGTCTACCGGGTCAACGGCACCGGCGCCGGCCGCGGCACCGCGACCGCCGCCCTCAACCGCATCCTGCGCCGCGGGAAGACGGAGAAGGCCGCGGGCGTGCGCCGGGTGCACGCCGTGAAGAAGGTGTCCTTCGTGGCGTACCGGGGCGAGGCCATCGGTCTGATCGGCACCAACGGTTCGGGCAAGTCGACGCTGCTCAAGGCGGTCGCGGGCCTGCTTCCCGTGGAGCACGGCCGCATCTACACCGACGGGCAGCCCTCCCTGCTCGGCGTCAACGCGGCCCTGATGAACGACCTCACCGGCGAGCGCAACGTGTACCTCGGCGGCCTGGCGATGGGCATGTCCCGCGCACAGGTCAAGGAGCGCTACCAGGAGATCGTCGACTTCTCCGGCATCAACGAGAAGGGCGACTTCATCACCCTGCCGATGCGCACGTACTCCTCCGGCATGGCGGCCCGCCTGCGGTTCTCCATCGCCGCCGCCAAGGACCACGACGTCCTCCTCGTGGACGAGGCCCTGGCCACCGGCGACCGCTCCTTCCAGAAGCGGTCCGAGCAGCGCATCCGGGAACTGCGCAAGCACGCCGGCACGGTGTTCCTGGTCAGCCACAGCAACAAGTCCATCCGCGACACCTGCGACCGGGTGCTGTGGCTGGAGCGCGGTGAACTGCGGATGGACGGGCCGACGGAGGAGGTCCTCAAGGAGTACGAGAAGTTCACCGCGGGCCCGGGCCCGGCGGCGAAACCCAAGCCGCAGGCCAAGGCCGCACCCGCGCCCGCGCCCGCGCCCGCGCCGAAGGCTCCGACAGCCGTGTGA